TAATGTTACAAGAGAGAGAATCCGTCAGATTGAGGCTAAGGCTTTGAGGAAGCTTCGTCATCCCAGCCGCAGCAAGAAGCTGAAGGACTATTTAGATTAATGGAGAAATACAATGAAATTGTCACATAGATTAGAAACAATTGCTTCCTTTGTTCCCAAGGGAAGCATTGTTGCTGATATCGGCACTGACCACGGCTACATTCCTATATGGCTGCTGCAGCAGAAAATCGCTGTAAAGGCGATTGCCATGGACGTAGGGGAGGGGCCGCTAAAACGGGCCAGGGAACATATTGTTTTGTATGGACTGGAGGACTTAATTGAAACCAGGCTTAGCAACGGACTTTCAGGACTTTACCCAAAGGAAGCAGATACTGTGGTCATTGCAGGCATGGGAGGGGAACTGATCATAAAAATACTGACAGAGGGAAAGCATATGTGGCCGTCTGTAAAACGATGGATTTTATCTCCCCAGTCGGAAATACATAAGGTGAGACGGTTTTTAAGAACACACGGTTTTTGTGAGGAGGAAGAAGCCTTTCTCTTTGACGAGGGAAAATACTACACAGTGATTGCCGCCGGTCCCTGGAAGGGGGAGGAGGCAGTGGCAGAGAACACAGAGACAAAGACTGTTTACGATCTTTACGGAGAAATTTTAATTAAACAGAAAAATCCTGTGCTTTTAGAATATTTAGAAAAAGAAAAAGTAAAGAAGTTAAGTATACTGGAAAAGATGAAAGACAGTACAGGAAGCAGCAGGATTTTCAGTCTAAAAGAAGAAATTAAACAGATCCAGGAGGCAGAATATGAAATGCAGTAACATTATAGAAAAGCTGGAGGAGCTGTGTCCTCTTTCCTGCGCCTGTGAATGGGATAACCCAGGGCTTTTAGCAGGCAGACAGCACAAGGAAGTGAAAAAAGTTCTCCTGGCTTTAGACGCCACAGATCAGGTGGTGGAGGAAGCCATCAGGCAGCAGGCAGATATGCTGATTACTCATCATCCCTTGATTTTTAAGCCTTTAAAAAAGGTGAATGATCAGGATTTTATCAGCAGAAGAATTTTAAAGCTGATACAAAGTGATATTTCTTATTATGCTATGCATACGAATTTTGACAGCGCTCCAGGCTGTATGGGAGACGGGGCGGCAAAAAAATTAGGTTTGACAGATGTGCGCCCTTTAGAGCCTATGGGAATTATGGAAAAAACAGGTATTCCTTTTGGAATTGGAGTTGTGGGAATGCTGCCTCAGGTTATGACGGTGTCAGAGGCGGCAGGCTTTGTAAAACAGCAGTTCGGCCTGCCTTTTGTCACTGTGTACGGTGAAGATGAAATAAAGGGAAAACAGCAGCTGGCGGCCGTGTGTCCCGGCTCAGGGGGAAGCGTTATAAACAATGCCCTGGAAGCAGGAGCGAAAATTCTGGTGACAGGAGATATCAGCCATCACCAGGGAATTGACAGCGCAGCCTGCCAGATGGCTGTAATTGACGCAGGCCACTATGGACTTGAGTATATTTTTATGGATATGATAAAATCTTATTTAGAAAATCAGTTTCAGGGGCAGCTGGAAATTAGCTGTATGCCTGTAAGTTTTCCGGCGAAAATGGTTTAGAAAGGGGAGGTGCCTATGGCTGTAAAAGTAACAGTAGAAGGAGAACAAAGAGTTTATGGAGATCACGAAAGGCTTTTAACTGCTGCCAGAGATTATCAAAGCAGGTATGATTCAGATATTCTGCTGGCAAAGGTAGACGGAAAGCTGCGGGAGCTTCAAAAAGAAATCATAGACGGAACGAATATTACCTTTGTTACTGGAAAGGAAAAGCCGGGCATACAGACATACGAGAGAAGCGCCACCTTGCTGATGCTGAAGGCCTTTTATGACGTGGCCGGAAAAGAAAACGTAGATAAGGTAAAAATTGAATTTTCTCTGGGACAGGGATTTTTTGTCAGCGCCAGAGGCAGGTTTACATTAGATCAGGCTATGGTGGAAAAAATAAAGGAAAGAATGAAGGAGCTGGTTAAAAAACGTTTGCCTATTGAAAAGAAAAACGTGCACACAGACCAGGCCATTGAAGCTTTCCACAAATACGGAATGTACGACAAGGAAAAGCTGTTTAAATACCGGAGAGTTTCCAGAGTGAATTTATATTGTCTGGGTGGATTTGAAGATTATTATTACGGGTACATGGTGCCGGACACAGGGTATTTAAGGTATTTTGACCTGGTGCCCTATGAAGCCGGATTTATGCTGATGCTGCCCAGATTCGGCTCTCCAACAGAGGTGCCGGAATTTGTGCCTTTGAAAAAGCTTTATTGCACCTTAATGGAATCTACAGAATGGGGAGAAAAAAGAGGAATCTCCTGCACCGGCGATTTAAATGAAGAAATCTCTAAAAAAGGCTGCAATGAAATGATATTGATTCAGGAGGCTTTTCAGGAGAAAAAAATTGCGGAGCTGGCCCAGGCGATTGCAGAGCAGCCGGATAAAAAAATTGTGATGATCGCAGGCCCCTCTTCCTCCGGGAAAACTACATTTTCCAGAAGGCTGTCCATACAGCTTCAGGCCTTAGGATTAACGCCTCATCCCGTGTCTGTGGACGACTATTTTGTAAATCGGGAAGACAGCCCCAGAGATGAAAATGGAAATTATGATTATGAAGCCTTAGAATGTATCGACCTGCCGGTGTTAAACAGGGACATGACGGAGCTGTTACAGGGAAAGAGAATCGAGCTTCCCAGATATAATTTTAAAACAGGCAGAAGAGAGTACAGAGGAGAATATTTGACTATGGGCAAATCAGATATTCTGGTAATGGAGGGAATCCACTGCTTAAATCACAAGCTGACCTACGATATGCCCAGGGATAATCAATTTAAAATTTATATCAGCGCTTTGACTACATTAAATATAGACGAGCACAACCGTGTTTCCACCACAGACGGACGCCTTTTAAGACGTATGGTGCGGGACGCCAGAACAAGAGGAAATTCGGCCTTAGATACAATAAGAATGTGGCCCTCTGTCAGAAGAGGGGAGGAGAAGCACATTTTTCCTTTCCAGGAGGAGGCGGACGCTATGTTTAATTCCTCCCTGCTGTATGAGCTGGCTGTGCTGAAGCAGTATGCAGAGCCCTTGCTGTTTGGAATTCCAAGAGACTGTCCGGAATACTTAGAGGCCAAACGTCTGCTTAAATTCCTGGACTATTTTCTGGGCATTGACAGCAGAGACGTGCCCAACAACTCTCTGCTGAGAGAATTTATTGGCGGCAGCTGTTTTAATGTGTAGTTTTCCCAATAAGCCTTTGATATTGTAAATAAAGGATCTGAAAAACCGGATTTTTTCTTTTTTAGAAAAATGCTTGGTTTGCTGTATGGAAAATAATATAATAAATATTATAGATACATACAAATAAATACAGATGTATTTGTTTTAAATAATAATTGGGCAGGAGGTAATTATTATGGCTGAACAGGCATTAGTGCAGGCACGTATGGATAAAGAACTGAGAGACGAGGTTGCGGATATATATGAAGCGTTGGGACTGGATATTCCAACAGCTATCCGCATGTTTTTTACACGTACAAAAATGGTAAGAGGAATTCCCTTTGATACAACGCTTCCAGAAAAGATGATCACAAGGACAGAAGCAGCCGGGATTTTTAATGACTTGCGGATGGAAGCTTCTGATGTGCCAGAAATGTCATTGAAGGAGATTAATGATGAGATTGCGGAGGTGAGGATGGAAAGAAAGGGATGATAATTCTTACCTTGTGACGGGAAACCAGAAGCACTATCCCATAAAAGATTTTATTGTAACGCCTGCTGAGATGGTGAAAATCCTCCAACAACATAGTTAATATTATGAACACCTATGTAACCTTAGAGATAAGGCTGCACCGTTTTTTTTATACTATCGGCAATAAGAAGGCTTGCAGTATAATATGAAAGGTTCTGCATGAAAAAAGGAGGCGGAAGGATAAGAAGATGAAAACATATGTAAAAAAAAGGGTGGCTGTGGCGGCAGTCTCCCTTTTAGCAGTTTTATTGCTGCTGTTTTTGTTAATGGATTTTCTGCCGGGAACGCCTTTTAATGATGAAAAGCTGGGGGCAGCTCAAATTGCTGTTCTAAAAGCAGAGTACGGTCTTGACAAACCGGTTGTTATACGTTTTTTTAATTATATAGGTCATATGATTACAGGCGATTTTGGCCTGTCTTATTCTATTGGGAAAAATATGCCGGTGGGAGAGCTGATTGCAGACAGGTTTTGGCTGTCCTTAAAGATCGGAGGCCTGGCTGTGACGGCGGGAATGGGAATTGGATTACTAATAGGAGTGGGGGCGGCTCTTAAAAAAAATAAGGCTGCAGACTGGATTGTGGGGGCAATTACTGTTTTAGGCGTCAGTATGCCCTCTTATGTGGCGGCTTTGGCTTTTTCTTACGTGCTAGGCTTCAGAATGAAATGGTTTCCTATTTTATACCGTCCGGGCCAGCCTGGGTTTTCGGCAGTTCTGCCGGCGGCAGCATTATCCCTTCCTATGGCTGCGGCTGTGGCCAGAACGGTCAGGGCTGAGATGATAGAGATTTTAGAATCAGATTACATGATGTTTGCCGTTAGCAGAGGAATTCCGTTTAGGCGGCGCATCTGGGTTCACGGATTAAAAAATGTAATGGTCCCGGTGATTGCAGTTGCCTCTCCTTTGGCTGCAGTGATTATGACAGGTTCTCTGGCAGTGGAAAAGGTATTTTCCATTCCAGGGGCAGGCAGCTTAATGGTAAACGCCATACAGTCTAATGACTATAATGTGACAGCGGCGTTGGCATTTTTGTACAGCCTTCTCTATATTGGGTTTTCTCTTGTCTCAGATCTTTTATTTCAGTGGCTGAATCCCAGAATCAGATTTTGTCAGGAGGAAAAATAAGATGAAAAAAGAAAAGGCGGGGATTATCATTCTTCTGGCAATCTGTTTTTTGGCGTGGGCAGGGCCTGTTTTTAGCGGAAGGACTGCCTGGGAGCAGAATCTGGACATGCAGTCTATGGCGCCCAGAGTTCCAGGCATAGAAAAGCTGGGGATTCTGGACGGACATGAGACAGTAGTCACCTCCGCAGGAACTATGAAAAGGAACAGATACAAGGAGTCGGAGGAAGGAAAAAATACATATTACTGGTTTGGCACTGACGTGCTGGGGAGAGACATTTTTACAAGAACATGGGAGGGAGCCAGAATTTCTCTGACAGTGGCCCTTCTGGCTGTGGCGGCTGATGTTTTATTAGGCCTTGCATATGGAGCTGTCAGCGGCTATCTGGGAGGCAGAATAGATTTTGTTATGCAGAGAATTGTGGAAATTATAAATGGTATTCCCAACTTGGTAATTGCTACAATACTTATTGTAGTTTTAAGGCCTGGAATCCCTTCCGTTATGCTTTCCATAGGCCTTACAGGATGGATAAATATGAGCAGAACTGCCAGGGCTAAAATTATGGAAGTGAAAAATATGGATTATGTTTTGGCGGCTAAAACTCAGGGAGCAGGAACCAGATGGCTGATTACAAAAGAAATTCTGCCTAATATTGGTGGCCAGCTGGCTGTGGCGGCTTTAGTTTCCGTGCCAAATGCGATTTTTATGGAGGCATTTCTGGCTTTTATGGGGTTGGGGATTCCGGCTCCGGCCGCCTCCCTGGGAACTATGATTTACGACGGGTTTTTAGTATTTACAATTCACCCTTATATGGCGGCGGCGCCAGTGATTGTTTTGGCCTTTATTATGGCCGGATTCCAGCTGACGGCAGAAGGCATAAGGGACAAGCTGGATTCCAGAACAGCTTTATAAATTACATATATAGAATTTAGTTTTAAGGTCCAATGATAAGGGAGAATACTATGAGAGAAAATCAGGCGCCTTTACTTTCAGTAAAGGGACTTTCTGTTACTTTGCCTGCTACAAAGGGAGGCAGGGAGGAAGTGCGCATAGGCCCTATAGATTTAAATGTCCACTCAGGAGAAATCGTAGCTGTAATCGGCAGCTCAGGAACCGGAAAATCTACGTTTTTAAAAGCATTGCTTCAATTTTTGCCTGAAAAAAGCAAAGTTCAGGGAACAGTTTCCTTCTGTGATGAGGAGGGGGAGCTGGAACTGACAGGTTTAAGAAAAAAGCAGATGGAAAAACAAGTTTATGGAAAAAAAGCAGTTATGATTTTCCAGGAAACAGACAGACTTTTAGATCCGTCCATAACTGTAGGACATCAGCTGGAGGAAGGGTTGATCTGCAGCGGACAGGCAGGGAAAAAACAGGCCTTTTTAGCTGCGGAGGCTTTGCTGGAGCAAATGGGCATGAAAAAAGAGGAAGGCTTTGGAAAAAGATATCCCCATCAAATATCAGGGGGCCAAAGGCAGAGAGTCGCTATCGCTTTAGCATTAACAGGGAATCCAAAGCTGTTAATCTGCGACGAATCTACGTCAGCTTTGGATTCAGGGACAGAAAGGGATATTTTTAATATGCTGAAAACATATTCCAGGGAAAAGAACATGGCGGTGCTTTTTGCTGTTCACGATTTAAAAGAGGCAAAAAAGGCGGACAGAGTGATTGTTATTGAGGAAGGCAGAATTGTGGAGGAGGGAAAGGCAGATCAGGTATTATTAAGCCCTGAAAGCTCCTACACAAAAAAGCTGCTTCAGGCTGCTTTCGATATGGAGGCAGGGCAGATAAGTCTTCAGGCAGAAGGCTTACAAGGTACAGAG
The window above is part of the Lachnoclostridium edouardi genome. Proteins encoded here:
- a CDS encoding tRNA (adenine(22)-N(1))-methyltransferase is translated as MKLSHRLETIASFVPKGSIVADIGTDHGYIPIWLLQQKIAVKAIAMDVGEGPLKRAREHIVLYGLEDLIETRLSNGLSGLYPKEADTVVIAGMGGELIIKILTEGKHMWPSVKRWILSPQSEIHKVRRFLRTHGFCEEEEAFLFDEGKYYTVIAAGPWKGEEAVAENTETKTVYDLYGEILIKQKNPVLLEYLEKEKVKKLSILEKMKDSTGSSRIFSLKEEIKQIQEAEYEMQ
- a CDS encoding Nif3-like dinuclear metal center hexameric protein, whose product is MKCSNIIEKLEELCPLSCACEWDNPGLLAGRQHKEVKKVLLALDATDQVVEEAIRQQADMLITHHPLIFKPLKKVNDQDFISRRILKLIQSDISYYAMHTNFDSAPGCMGDGAAKKLGLTDVRPLEPMGIMEKTGIPFGIGVVGMLPQVMTVSEAAGFVKQQFGLPFVTVYGEDEIKGKQQLAAVCPGSGGSVINNALEAGAKILVTGDISHHQGIDSAACQMAVIDAGHYGLEYIFMDMIKSYLENQFQGQLEISCMPVSFPAKMV
- a CDS encoding nucleoside kinase, translating into MAVKVTVEGEQRVYGDHERLLTAARDYQSRYDSDILLAKVDGKLRELQKEIIDGTNITFVTGKEKPGIQTYERSATLLMLKAFYDVAGKENVDKVKIEFSLGQGFFVSARGRFTLDQAMVEKIKERMKELVKKRLPIEKKNVHTDQAIEAFHKYGMYDKEKLFKYRRVSRVNLYCLGGFEDYYYGYMVPDTGYLRYFDLVPYEAGFMLMLPRFGSPTEVPEFVPLKKLYCTLMESTEWGEKRGISCTGDLNEEISKKGCNEMILIQEAFQEKKIAELAQAIAEQPDKKIVMIAGPSSSGKTTFSRRLSIQLQALGLTPHPVSVDDYFVNREDSPRDENGNYDYEALECIDLPVLNRDMTELLQGKRIELPRYNFKTGRREYRGEYLTMGKSDILVMEGIHCLNHKLTYDMPRDNQFKIYISALTTLNIDEHNRVSTTDGRLLRRMVRDARTRGNSALDTIRMWPSVRRGEEKHIFPFQEEADAMFNSSLLYELAVLKQYAEPLLFGIPRDCPEYLEAKRLLKFLDYFLGIDSRDVPNNSLLREFIGGSCFNV
- a CDS encoding type II toxin-antitoxin system RelB/DinJ family antitoxin; the protein is MAEQALVQARMDKELRDEVADIYEALGLDIPTAIRMFFTRTKMVRGIPFDTTLPEKMITRTEAAGIFNDLRMEASDVPEMSLKEINDEIAEVRMERKG
- a CDS encoding ABC transporter permease, translating into MKTYVKKRVAVAAVSLLAVLLLLFLLMDFLPGTPFNDEKLGAAQIAVLKAEYGLDKPVVIRFFNYIGHMITGDFGLSYSIGKNMPVGELIADRFWLSLKIGGLAVTAGMGIGLLIGVGAALKKNKAADWIVGAITVLGVSMPSYVAALAFSYVLGFRMKWFPILYRPGQPGFSAVLPAAALSLPMAAAVARTVRAEMIEILESDYMMFAVSRGIPFRRRIWVHGLKNVMVPVIAVASPLAAVIMTGSLAVEKVFSIPGAGSLMVNAIQSNDYNVTAALAFLYSLLYIGFSLVSDLLFQWLNPRIRFCQEEK
- a CDS encoding ABC transporter permease yields the protein MKKEKAGIIILLAICFLAWAGPVFSGRTAWEQNLDMQSMAPRVPGIEKLGILDGHETVVTSAGTMKRNRYKESEEGKNTYYWFGTDVLGRDIFTRTWEGARISLTVALLAVAADVLLGLAYGAVSGYLGGRIDFVMQRIVEIINGIPNLVIATILIVVLRPGIPSVMLSIGLTGWINMSRTARAKIMEVKNMDYVLAAKTQGAGTRWLITKEILPNIGGQLAVAALVSVPNAIFMEAFLAFMGLGIPAPAASLGTMIYDGFLVFTIHPYMAAAPVIVLAFIMAGFQLTAEGIRDKLDSRTAL
- a CDS encoding ABC transporter ATP-binding protein; this encodes MRENQAPLLSVKGLSVTLPATKGGREEVRIGPIDLNVHSGEIVAVIGSSGTGKSTFLKALLQFLPEKSKVQGTVSFCDEEGELELTGLRKKQMEKQVYGKKAVMIFQETDRLLDPSITVGHQLEEGLICSGQAGKKQAFLAAEALLEQMGMKKEEGFGKRYPHQISGGQRQRVAIALALTGNPKLLICDESTSALDSGTERDIFNMLKTYSREKNMAVLFAVHDLKEAKKADRVIVIEEGRIVEEGKADQVLLSPESSYTKKLLQAAFDMEAGQISLQAEGLQGTEVLLKIRNLKQHFKEKGKLIKAVDGVCLDIKKGEIYGLIGSSGAGKSTLGKTLMLMYPSAQGKIIFEGKEYNFSSKKQEKKEYYKKVAMVFQDTASSLNPSRKVEDLVAQALDIQKLYATKEERRQKVKKALEAVGLSEEIAGCYPHEISGGQRQRVGIARAIVAEPKLIIVDEGVSALDPKLQKQIAMVLGDLRKKTGISVLFISHDLPVVSHICDRIGILHQGRLIKEGRW